Proteins found in one Gemmatimonadota bacterium genomic segment:
- a CDS encoding 2Fe-2S iron-sulfur cluster-binding protein has translation MSDNGTTETVTLTIDGREVSVPKGTTLLEAAQSMGTTVPHYCYHPGLSSPAMCRLCLVEVEGAPKLQPSCVTQAMPGQVVHTHSDKSLDMRRGVLEFYLVNHPLDCPICDQSGECKLQDYVNKEGRGHGRSREPKRIFGRDDFGGDVLFYGDRCVMCTRCVRFMDEVHRDTRLTVVERGGRSVIDTFFERGLEGAAFAGNIVDICPVGALVSKDFLHKARAWDLDHTPSVCPNCSQGCNIELHTRDNLVQRLKPRENPQVNSFWMCDYGRLRYEWINHADRLEVPRVRRGTGLVATDWSDALGALYERVAAGNGGPVTLIASPLASNEDLAALRRFGETLGGASTRVYRSRRTAEEIPLPGFPALVRRGQLTPNERGADVLGFTRTGDDDGKGGLEAIRGGTVVILGDPLVDLPPGQLEGADLVLYLGWYPSGVEAAADFVLPICTFAEMDGTFTNHEGRVQRFHKGLDEPGAARPAWFVLGAVEAALGDTESPARVDLAFERAGQVAPEFRGLTYLEIGDRGALLNEPIELARG, from the coding sequence ATGAGCGACAACGGCACGACGGAGACGGTCACGCTCACCATCGACGGCCGCGAGGTGTCGGTGCCCAAGGGCACCACCCTGCTCGAGGCTGCCCAGTCGATGGGGACGACCGTCCCCCATTACTGCTACCATCCCGGGCTCTCGTCCCCGGCCATGTGCCGGCTCTGCCTCGTCGAGGTGGAAGGCGCGCCCAAGCTGCAGCCCTCCTGCGTCACCCAGGCCATGCCGGGGCAGGTCGTGCACACGCACAGCGACAAGTCGCTGGACATGCGGCGTGGCGTCCTCGAGTTCTATCTGGTCAATCACCCACTCGACTGCCCCATCTGCGATCAGTCGGGTGAGTGCAAGCTCCAGGACTACGTCAACAAGGAAGGGCGGGGCCACGGACGCAGCCGCGAGCCCAAGCGCATCTTCGGTCGTGACGATTTCGGCGGAGATGTGCTCTTCTACGGGGATCGCTGCGTGATGTGCACGCGTTGCGTGCGCTTCATGGACGAGGTCCACCGCGATACACGCCTGACGGTCGTGGAGCGGGGCGGCCGCTCGGTGATCGACACGTTCTTCGAGCGGGGGCTGGAGGGGGCCGCGTTCGCGGGCAACATCGTCGACATCTGTCCGGTAGGCGCGCTGGTCTCCAAGGACTTCCTGCACAAGGCAAGGGCCTGGGACCTGGACCATACGCCGTCCGTGTGCCCCAACTGCAGCCAGGGCTGCAACATCGAGCTGCATACCCGCGACAATCTCGTGCAGCGCTTGAAGCCACGCGAGAATCCGCAGGTCAACAGCTTCTGGATGTGCGACTACGGTCGACTCCGCTACGAGTGGATCAACCATGCCGACCGCCTGGAGGTGCCGCGGGTGCGGCGCGGCACCGGCCTGGTGGCCACCGACTGGAGCGACGCCCTGGGCGCACTCTACGAGCGGGTCGCAGCCGGGAACGGCGGACCGGTCACGCTGATCGCGAGCCCGCTGGCCTCCAATGAAGATCTCGCCGCCCTCCGGCGCTTCGGCGAGACGCTGGGCGGCGCGTCCACCCGTGTCTACCGCTCGCGTCGAACCGCCGAGGAGATCCCCCTGCCGGGGTTCCCCGCGCTGGTGCGGCGGGGACAGCTCACGCCCAACGAACGCGGCGCCGACGTGCTGGGCTTCACCCGCACCGGGGACGACGACGGCAAGGGCGGCCTGGAGGCGATACGTGGGGGCACGGTGGTGATCCTCGGAGATCCCCTCGTGGATCTGCCCCCCGGTCAGCTGGAGGGTGCGGACCTGGTCCTCTACCTCGGCTGGTACCCCTCCGGTGTGGAAGCCGCCGCGGACTTCGTGCTGCCCATCTGCACGTTCGCGGAGATGGACGGGACCTTCACCAACCACGAAGGGCGCGTGCAGCGCTTCCACAAGGGCCTGGACGAGCCGGGCGCGGCGCGGCCCGCCTGGTTCGTGCTCGGGGCCGTCGAGGCTGCGCTGGGAGACACGGAGTCGCCCGCGCGGGTGGATCTGGCGTTCGAGCGAGCCGGTCAGGTGGCCCCCGAGTTCCGTGGCCTCACGTACCTCGAGATCGGCGACCGCGGCGCGCTGCTGAACGAACCCATCGAGCTGGCGAGAGGATAG
- the dcd gene encoding dCTP deaminase gives MSIQSDRWIRRMAEEHGMIEPFEAGQVRSGVISYGLSSYGYDIRVAPEFKVFTNVHNVVVDPKQFDDRSFVDVMADECIIPPNSFALARTVEYFRIPRDVLVICLGKSTYARCGIIVNVTPLEPTWEGYLTLEISNTTPLPAKIYANEGISQLLFFRGTEEPEIAYADRKGKYQKQVGVTLPRM, from the coding sequence ATGTCCATCCAGAGCGACCGCTGGATCCGCCGTATGGCCGAGGAGCACGGCATGATCGAGCCCTTCGAAGCCGGCCAGGTGCGCTCCGGCGTGATCTCCTACGGGCTGTCGTCCTACGGCTACGACATCCGGGTCGCCCCCGAGTTCAAGGTCTTCACCAACGTGCACAACGTGGTGGTGGACCCCAAGCAGTTCGACGACCGCTCCTTCGTGGACGTGATGGCGGACGAATGCATCATCCCACCGAACTCGTTCGCGCTGGCGCGCACGGTGGAGTACTTCCGCATCCCCCGCGACGTGCTGGTGATCTGCCTGGGCAAGTCCACCTACGCGCGCTGCGGCATCATCGTGAACGTGACGCCGCTGGAGCCCACCTGGGAGGGCTACCTGACGTTGGAGATCTCCAACACCACGCCGCTGCCCGCCAAGATCTACGCGAACGAAGGCATCAGTCAGCTGCTGTTCTTCCGTGGCACCGAGGAGCCGGAGATCGCGTATGCGGACCGGAAGGGGAAGTACCAGAAGCAGGTGGGGGTGACGCTGCCCCGCATGTGA
- a CDS encoding amidohydrolase, whose translation MTLPILFLAPSCVQAPAGEGVDLLLVDGTVWTGVQGAPYAEAVAARGGRIVYVGSSAGARRLVGPSTRVLELDGRFVAPGFIDNHTHFNRAGELLLGVNLLDVADEEGLVRRVGEAAERLPDGAWMVGGMWGAYEQWGQSSTGRGGDGPTGPPFRPERSGIDAVSDANPALLWNWDRSQHLANGAALAAAGATCAWAGVECGDGVPTGRVSADAAARIQAAMPPKTLEQRLAEARVALQQLRELGVTTFFDITPPEQLPVYEALREGGELTARVNVRPVLDSWDELAAVGIGHGFGDDWIRFGGLKGFVDGIMGNSSAHFYEPYLTTGVRGSWRDAGNTGHVTGQGSGLEPAGNMERLLFGADSIGLSPRVHAIGDQAVDTLIDLMEKVIREHGPRPDRRFAIIHTQVLSGAEAAERMARLGIIAEVQPYHTIDDMRWMEERIGARSRWAYAFRTLHDAGVVLSFGSDWPGTNAAWYTADPLQGMYAAVTRQTLDGQPAEGWFPEERIDVETALRAYTVNNAFAAGEEDRKGTLEVGKLADLVVLEADPLTAEPATLKDIRVDYTIVDGRVVHQR comes from the coding sequence ATGACGCTGCCGATCCTGTTCCTGGCTCCCTCCTGTGTCCAGGCGCCGGCCGGAGAGGGCGTGGACCTGCTCCTGGTGGACGGGACCGTCTGGACCGGGGTGCAGGGCGCCCCCTACGCCGAGGCCGTGGCCGCCCGGGGCGGCCGGATCGTCTACGTGGGCTCCTCTGCGGGCGCCCGGCGCCTGGTGGGGCCCTCCACACGTGTCCTGGAACTGGACGGCCGCTTCGTGGCGCCCGGCTTCATCGACAACCACACGCACTTCAACCGGGCCGGTGAGCTCCTGCTCGGCGTGAACCTGCTGGACGTGGCGGACGAGGAGGGGCTGGTGCGCCGGGTCGGAGAGGCCGCCGAGCGGCTCCCCGACGGGGCGTGGATGGTGGGCGGCATGTGGGGCGCCTACGAGCAGTGGGGCCAGAGCTCGACCGGCCGGGGCGGCGACGGCCCCACCGGCCCGCCCTTCCGGCCGGAGCGGAGCGGCATCGACGCCGTATCCGACGCCAACCCCGCGCTGCTCTGGAACTGGGACCGCAGCCAGCACCTCGCCAACGGCGCGGCCCTGGCGGCCGCGGGCGCCACCTGTGCCTGGGCGGGTGTCGAGTGCGGGGACGGTGTCCCCACGGGTCGCGTCTCCGCGGACGCGGCCGCACGCATCCAGGCCGCCATGCCGCCCAAGACCCTGGAGCAGCGCCTGGCCGAGGCGCGGGTGGCCCTGCAGCAGCTCCGGGAGCTGGGGGTCACGACGTTCTTCGACATCACGCCGCCGGAGCAGTTGCCGGTCTACGAGGCGCTGCGCGAGGGCGGAGAGCTCACGGCGCGCGTGAACGTGCGTCCGGTGCTGGATTCCTGGGACGAGCTGGCCGCCGTCGGGATCGGCCACGGCTTCGGGGACGACTGGATCCGCTTCGGCGGACTCAAGGGGTTCGTGGACGGCATCATGGGCAACTCGAGCGCCCACTTCTACGAGCCCTACCTCACCACCGGCGTGCGGGGCAGCTGGCGTGACGCCGGCAACACGGGCCACGTCACGGGCCAGGGCTCCGGCCTCGAGCCGGCCGGCAACATGGAGCGGCTGCTGTTCGGCGCGGACTCGATCGGGCTGTCCCCGCGGGTGCACGCCATCGGCGATCAGGCCGTCGATACGCTCATCGATCTCATGGAGAAGGTGATCCGTGAGCACGGTCCGCGGCCGGATCGCCGCTTCGCCATCATCCATACCCAGGTTCTCTCCGGCGCCGAGGCCGCGGAGCGGATGGCCCGCCTGGGGATCATCGCGGAGGTGCAGCCGTACCACACCATCGACGACATGCGCTGGATGGAGGAGCGGATCGGCGCCCGTTCGCGGTGGGCCTACGCGTTCCGCACCCTCCACGATGCGGGCGTGGTGCTGTCGTTCGGCAGCGACTGGCCCGGGACCAACGCGGCCTGGTACACGGCCGATCCGCTGCAGGGGATGTACGCCGCCGTGACGCGGCAGACGCTGGACGGACAGCCGGCCGAGGGCTGGTTCCCCGAGGAGCGCATCGACGTGGAGACCGCGCTGCGCGCGTATACCGTCAACAACGCGTTCGCGGCCGGGGAAGAGGACCGGAAGGGAACCCTCGAGGTGGGCAAGCTCGCCGACCTCGTGGTGCTGGAGGCCGATCCGCTGACGGCGGAGCCGGCGACGCTCAAGGACATTCGGGTCGACTACACCATCGTGGACGGACGGGTCGTCCACCAACGCTGA
- a CDS encoding NADH-quinone oxidoreductase subunit A — translation MPYESGMVPLGSTRHRFSVKFYLVAISFIVFDLEAVFLIPWAVRMRELGWGPFLAVSLFVVVLTLGLVYEWKKGGLEWD, via the coding sequence ATGCCATACGAATCGGGGATGGTCCCGCTGGGATCGACCCGACACCGCTTCTCGGTGAAGTTCTACCTGGTCGCCATCAGCTTCATCGTCTTCGATCTCGAGGCCGTGTTCCTCATCCCGTGGGCCGTGCGCATGCGCGAGCTGGGGTGGGGCCCCTTCCTGGCCGTCAGCCTCTTCGTGGTCGTTCTGACCCTGGGGCTGGTCTACGAATGGAAGAAGGGAGGCCTGGAATGGGACTGA
- the nuoE gene encoding NADH-quinone oxidoreductase subunit NuoE, protein MSAGSDVPFRNPGWAGNTGEFDLAEEQVRGDSYVGLRPLDGGHPSVSASYPYMKVEKHPEAPLFEGPFQARFEKIRTRYPNARAALLPSLNLAQEVRGHVSPETMDEVARLLGLPEAYVRGVATFYTMYNKRPVGRFLVQVCTNISCNLCGAEDVLAAFLEHADTELGLTSADGDFTVVEAECLAACGFPTCVQVNSRYYENVTAEQVPELMARLRERGE, encoded by the coding sequence GTGAGCGCGGGTAGCGACGTCCCCTTCCGGAACCCGGGGTGGGCCGGGAACACCGGCGAGTTCGATCTGGCCGAGGAGCAGGTGCGTGGCGACAGCTACGTCGGCCTGCGCCCGCTGGACGGAGGCCATCCCTCCGTCTCCGCCAGCTACCCCTACATGAAGGTGGAGAAGCACCCGGAGGCGCCGCTGTTCGAGGGCCCGTTCCAGGCGCGCTTCGAGAAGATCCGCACGCGCTATCCCAACGCCCGCGCGGCACTCCTGCCGTCGCTGAATCTCGCGCAGGAGGTGCGGGGGCACGTGTCGCCCGAAACCATGGACGAAGTCGCGCGGCTGCTCGGCCTTCCCGAGGCATACGTGCGAGGTGTCGCCACCTTCTACACCATGTACAACAAGCGGCCCGTCGGCCGCTTCCTGGTGCAGGTGTGCACCAACATCTCCTGCAACCTCTGTGGCGCGGAGGACGTGCTGGCCGCGTTCCTCGAGCACGCCGACACCGAGCTCGGTCTGACCAGCGCAGACGGGGACTTCACGGTCGTGGAGGCCGAGTGCCTGGCGGCTTGCGGATTCCCGACCTGCGTGCAGGTCAACTCGCGCTACTACGAGAACGTCACCGCCGAGCAGGTGCCGGAGTTGATGGCACGCCTGCGCGAGCGGGGGGAATGA
- the nuoD gene encoding NADH dehydrogenase (quinone) subunit D, with the protein MSNRTVEYAVTRGPELGVDGRPAWGPLAPVDAPEPELGSEHMLINIGPQHPATHGVLRLVCELDGETVVKVIPHIGYLHSSFEKLGEYRTWNQIVPLTDRMDYLAPLIYNCAYAMAVEKLMGIEVTERCKVVRVICMEMDRIFSHLLWLGTTAIDVGAFTPFLYCFQQREKIYKLHEALTGARITTSATRIGGMMADLPEGWTDGLRDFLQHFPTTLDEVDRLLTNNAIHLGRTQDVGVISADDAVNYGFSGPNLRASGVTYDIRKDKPYYDYETYDFEVPVGTHGDCYDRYLVRFEEMRQSVRILHQALERLPGGPINVEDPRISLPSKTDCMNDMESMIHHFKLIMEGIKAPPGDCYFAVEGSKGELGMYLASDGGSKPVRWRIRPPSFVNLSVIPKLAEGHLVSDLIMINASLDIVLGEIDR; encoded by the coding sequence ATGAGCAACCGTACCGTCGAATACGCGGTGACCCGCGGTCCCGAGCTGGGCGTGGACGGACGTCCCGCCTGGGGGCCGCTGGCACCGGTGGACGCACCCGAGCCCGAACTGGGCTCGGAGCACATGCTGATCAACATCGGTCCGCAGCACCCCGCCACCCACGGCGTGCTACGCCTCGTGTGTGAGCTGGACGGGGAGACCGTGGTCAAGGTCATTCCCCACATCGGGTACCTGCATTCGTCCTTCGAGAAGCTGGGCGAGTACCGCACCTGGAATCAGATCGTCCCGCTGACCGACCGCATGGACTATCTGGCGCCGTTGATCTACAACTGCGCCTACGCCATGGCCGTCGAGAAGCTCATGGGCATCGAGGTCACCGAACGCTGCAAGGTCGTACGGGTGATCTGCATGGAGATGGATCGCATCTTCAGCCACCTGCTGTGGCTGGGGACCACCGCCATCGACGTGGGGGCCTTCACACCGTTCCTGTACTGCTTCCAGCAGCGTGAGAAGATCTACAAGCTGCACGAGGCCCTGACCGGCGCCCGCATCACCACGTCCGCCACCCGCATCGGCGGCATGATGGCGGATCTACCGGAAGGCTGGACCGACGGGCTGCGCGACTTCCTGCAACACTTCCCGACCACGCTGGACGAGGTCGATCGGCTCCTTACGAACAACGCCATCCACCTGGGGCGGACCCAGGACGTCGGCGTGATCTCGGCCGACGACGCCGTGAACTACGGCTTCAGCGGCCCCAACCTGCGGGCGTCGGGCGTCACGTACGACATCCGCAAGGACAAGCCGTACTACGACTACGAGACGTACGACTTCGAGGTCCCGGTCGGCACGCACGGCGACTGCTACGACCGATACCTCGTGCGCTTCGAGGAGATGCGGCAGAGCGTGCGTATCCTGCACCAGGCGCTCGAGCGACTGCCCGGTGGCCCGATCAACGTGGAGGACCCTCGGATCTCGCTGCCATCCAAGACGGACTGCATGAACGACATGGAGTCCATGATCCATCACTTCAAGTTGATCATGGAAGGCATCAAGGCGCCGCCCGGCGACTGCTACTTCGCCGTCGAAGGGTCCAAGGGTGAGCTGGGCATGTACCTGGCGTCGGACGGGGGGAGCAAGCCGGTGCGCTGGCGGATCCGCCCGCCGTCCTTCGTGAACCTGTCCGTCATCCCCAAGCTGGCCGAAGGCCACCTGGTGTCCGACCTGATCATGATCAATGCGAGCCTGGACATCGTGCTGGGGGAGATCGACCGGTGA
- a CDS encoding NADH-quinone oxidoreductase subunit C: MSAEARRPDFSHVSAGPTRPGIPQAAVPPAGAAPSGHPSVEALLAHFADAVVRHEVCSGDQDVVYVAPDRNVEILTFLKTDPDQHYDFLADVTAVDYGGGAPLQVVYQLWSIPHRRGLRVKCELALEALHIRSVVPLWRSADWLEREVYDLFGITFEGHPDLRRILMPETYAEGHPLRKDFPLRGRFSRAEQTRRALQQDDPYADYTSFEAGAGGAPQLVGPQPDDGDSR; this comes from the coding sequence ATGAGCGCCGAAGCACGTCGTCCCGACTTCAGCCACGTCTCGGCCGGTCCGACGCGCCCGGGGATTCCCCAGGCCGCCGTGCCCCCGGCCGGAGCCGCGCCCTCGGGCCACCCGTCGGTCGAGGCGCTGCTGGCGCACTTCGCCGACGCGGTCGTGCGTCATGAGGTCTGCTCGGGCGACCAGGACGTCGTCTACGTGGCTCCCGACCGGAACGTGGAGATCCTCACGTTCCTGAAGACGGATCCGGATCAGCACTACGACTTCCTCGCGGACGTCACCGCCGTGGACTACGGCGGCGGCGCGCCCCTGCAGGTCGTGTATCAACTCTGGTCGATCCCGCATCGGCGCGGGCTGCGGGTCAAGTGCGAGCTGGCGCTCGAGGCGCTGCACATCCGCTCGGTCGTGCCGCTGTGGAGATCCGCCGACTGGCTGGAGCGCGAGGTGTACGACCTGTTCGGGATCACCTTCGAGGGACACCCGGACCTGCGGCGCATCCTGATGCCGGAGACCTACGCGGAGGGGCATCCCCTGCGGAAGGACTTCCCGCTGCGCGGCCGCTTCTCGCGGGCCGAGCAGACCCGCCGTGCGCTGCAGCAGGACGATCCCTACGCCGACTACACGTCGTTCGAAGCGGGTGCGGGCGGTGCACCTCAGCTCGTGGGCCCGCAGCCGGACGACGGAGATTCGAGATGA
- the nuoF gene encoding NADH-quinone oxidoreductase subunit NuoF, translated as MAYPYRHPSEVRLLSEHFGDPEARSLASWQARGGYKGLKRALELGREKVIDEVKASGLRGRGGAGFPTGVKWGFMPKNSGKPHYLCCNADESEPGTFKDRELIRWTPHQLIEGCLIGAYAIGAQHAYIYLRGEFFEATQVLAKAVEEAYAAGLAGEDVLGSGERLDVTLHVGAGAYICGEETGLMNSLEGRRGQPRVKPPFPAAVGAFGMPTTINNVETLCAVPHIVLNGGAWYRQWGTEKSPGTKLFCVSGHVKRPGNYELPLGFPLMDLINDVCGGMREGRTLKAVIPGGSSVPLMNVDDCQTCALDYEGVAACGSMLGCASVIIMDDSTDIVRQVRRMVQFYAHESCGQCTPCREGTAWMTRVLQRIEDGRGTEEDLDTLLEMSEQMTGTTICVLSDSAAAPVVSSIAKFKDEYLALIRRGERVGAA; from the coding sequence ATGGCCTACCCGTACCGACATCCGAGTGAGGTCCGGCTGCTCAGCGAGCACTTCGGTGATCCCGAGGCGCGCTCGCTGGCGTCCTGGCAGGCGCGCGGGGGCTACAAGGGGCTGAAGCGGGCGCTGGAGCTGGGCCGCGAGAAGGTGATCGACGAGGTGAAGGCCTCCGGTCTGCGCGGTCGCGGCGGTGCCGGCTTCCCGACCGGCGTGAAGTGGGGCTTCATGCCCAAGAACAGCGGCAAGCCCCACTACCTCTGCTGCAACGCGGACGAATCCGAGCCGGGGACCTTCAAGGATCGCGAGCTGATCCGGTGGACCCCGCACCAGCTCATCGAGGGGTGCCTGATCGGTGCCTACGCCATCGGGGCGCAGCATGCCTACATCTACCTGCGAGGGGAGTTCTTCGAGGCCACGCAGGTGTTGGCCAAGGCCGTGGAGGAAGCCTACGCAGCCGGGCTGGCGGGTGAGGACGTTCTGGGCTCCGGCGAGCGGCTCGACGTCACCCTGCACGTGGGCGCGGGCGCCTACATCTGCGGTGAAGAGACCGGTCTGATGAACTCGTTGGAGGGCCGCCGCGGCCAGCCGCGCGTGAAGCCTCCGTTCCCGGCGGCCGTGGGCGCCTTCGGGATGCCCACGACGATCAACAACGTGGAGACGCTGTGCGCGGTGCCCCACATCGTCCTGAACGGCGGTGCGTGGTACCGGCAGTGGGGCACGGAGAAGAGCCCCGGCACCAAGCTCTTCTGCGTGAGCGGGCACGTGAAGCGCCCCGGCAACTACGAGCTTCCCCTGGGCTTCCCGTTGATGGACCTCATCAACGACGTCTGCGGAGGCATGCGGGAGGGCCGGACCCTCAAGGCGGTCATCCCGGGTGGCTCCTCGGTTCCGCTGATGAACGTGGACGACTGTCAGACCTGCGCGCTCGACTACGAAGGCGTGGCGGCCTGCGGGTCCATGCTGGGCTGCGCGTCCGTGATCATCATGGACGACTCGACCGACATCGTTCGACAAGTCCGTCGCATGGTGCAGTTCTACGCCCACGAGTCCTGCGGGCAGTGCACGCCGTGCCGGGAAGGGACCGCGTGGATGACCAGGGTCCTCCAGCGCATCGAGGACGGCCGCGGCACCGAGGAAGACCTCGACACGCTGCTGGAGATGAGCGAGCAGATGACCGGGACCACCATCTGCGTGCTGTCGGATTCGGCCGCCGCACCTGTCGTCTCCTCCATCGCCAAGTTCAAGGACGAGTACCTCGCGCTCATCCGCAGGGGTGAGCGGGTGGGTGCGGCGTGA
- a CDS encoding NADH-quinone oxidoreductase subunit B, with protein MGLNPTDVKGQGIVGEGSPTFLTTKLDFVINWARRNSLWPMPFGTACCAIEMMASAASNFDLARFGMERMSFSPRQADVLICAGRVPYKLAPVLRRIWDQMPQPKWCVSMGACASSGGVFDVYSMVQGIDTIIPVDVYVPGCPPRPEGLIYGLMMIQEKIREESLTHRDVLRAEEAMAAGRPRASEQQVVELTGPFGNSTRQNRVSGLVETDAQSRPKDRIP; from the coding sequence ATGGGACTGAATCCCACGGACGTGAAAGGGCAGGGCATCGTCGGGGAAGGAAGCCCGACGTTCCTGACCACCAAGCTGGACTTCGTCATCAACTGGGCGCGGCGCAACTCGCTGTGGCCCATGCCGTTCGGAACCGCCTGCTGCGCCATCGAGATGATGGCCTCGGCGGCCAGCAACTTCGACCTGGCGCGCTTCGGGATGGAGCGTATGTCGTTCAGCCCGCGCCAGGCGGACGTGCTCATCTGCGCGGGGCGGGTGCCCTACAAGCTCGCGCCCGTGCTGCGGCGCATCTGGGACCAGATGCCGCAGCCCAAGTGGTGCGTGTCGATGGGCGCCTGCGCCAGCTCGGGCGGGGTGTTCGACGTCTATTCGATGGTGCAGGGGATCGACACCATCATCCCCGTGGATGTCTACGTCCCTGGCTGCCCGCCGCGGCCCGAGGGCCTCATCTACGGCCTCATGATGATCCAGGAGAAGATCCGCGAGGAGAGCCTGACCCATCGCGACGTCCTGCGGGCCGAGGAGGCCATGGCGGCCGGCCGGCCGCGTGCGTCCGAGCAGCAGGTCGTGGAGCTGACCGGTCCCTTCGGCAACTCCACCCGTCAGAACCGGGTCAGCGGCCTCGTGGAGACGGACGCGCAGAGCCGACCCAAGGACCGCATTCCGTGA
- a CDS encoding FKBP-type peptidyl-prolyl cis-trans isomerase, translated as MVGRTSVKYGLLVLCALAVGACGDDSDPVGTETPEQTTFSPILGVDLSQMTRLPSGLYYRDLTVGTGAEAQVGDRVRMGYSGWLPDGTLFDGGTLTPFVLGEGRVIEGWEIGIPGMRVGGTRKLVIPSALGYGNQPNGPIPAKSVLVFDVELLEIVP; from the coding sequence ATGGTCGGAAGGACGTCGGTGAAGTACGGTCTGCTGGTGCTGTGCGCCCTGGCCGTGGGCGCGTGCGGGGACGACAGCGACCCCGTGGGAACGGAGACGCCGGAGCAGACGACGTTCAGCCCCATCCTGGGCGTGGACCTGTCGCAGATGACCCGGTTGCCCAGCGGCCTCTACTACCGGGACCTCACGGTGGGGACCGGCGCGGAGGCGCAGGTGGGGGACCGGGTGCGGATGGGGTACTCGGGCTGGCTGCCGGACGGGACGCTGTTCGATGGCGGGACGCTCACGCCTTTCGTGTTGGGTGAGGGGCGGGTGATCGAAGGCTGGGAGATCGGCATCCCCGGCATGCGCGTGGGAGGGACGCGGAAGCTGGTCATCCCGTCCGCGCTGGGGTACGGAAACCAGCCGAACGGGCCCATCCCGGCCAAGTCCGTGCTGGTCTTCGACGTGGAGCTGCTCGAGATCGTTCCCTAG
- the nuoH gene encoding NADH-quinone oxidoreductase subunit NuoH produces the protein MEPITLADGLWYWVAMLIKVIAGFTAVMVGVAYTTLAERRISAFIQDRLGPNRVGPFGLLQPIADGIKNILKEETLPATSAKFYFILGPMLSVIPAVVTWAVIPFAAPLPTPVGVIDMVVADLPIGILFVLAFASLGVYGLFLGGWASNNKYAFLGALRSSAQMVSYEVALGLSLITVLMLAGNVTMSQIIWQQQQLDLWFALPLSLGFLFFMISAFAETNRLPFDMPEAESELVTGYHTEYSAMKFSMFFIAEYAHVLTSSALMATLFFGGWDLPGQWDDAFWYQGMLISGFDASGAPIAANPAWWKTLLTLGAFTAKTLFFVVVYIWVRWTLPRFRYDQVMSLGWKVMLPVSLAYTMLVAGTILVLDQLGVQYGLVFGLVLSGVSLAALLAFMFFLDRGRIIKGAAAKPVVPERDVQLLPQAGGDAWR, from the coding sequence ATGGAGCCGATCACACTCGCGGACGGCCTGTGGTACTGGGTCGCGATGCTCATCAAGGTGATCGCGGGCTTCACAGCCGTGATGGTGGGCGTGGCCTACACCACACTGGCGGAGCGCCGCATCTCCGCCTTCATCCAGGACCGCCTCGGGCCCAACCGTGTGGGCCCCTTCGGGCTTCTGCAGCCTATCGCAGACGGGATCAAGAACATTCTCAAGGAGGAGACGCTCCCGGCCACGTCGGCCAAGTTCTACTTCATCCTGGGCCCGATGCTCTCGGTGATCCCGGCGGTGGTGACCTGGGCGGTCATCCCGTTCGCGGCGCCGCTTCCCACGCCGGTCGGCGTCATCGACATGGTGGTCGCCGATCTGCCCATCGGGATCCTCTTCGTCCTGGCCTTCGCCTCCCTGGGTGTGTACGGCCTGTTCCTGGGTGGGTGGGCCTCCAACAACAAGTACGCCTTCCTGGGTGCGCTGCGCTCCTCTGCCCAGATGGTCAGCTACGAGGTCGCGCTCGGGTTGAGTCTGATCACGGTCCTGATGCTCGCCGGCAACGTGACCATGTCCCAGATCATCTGGCAGCAGCAGCAGCTGGACCTCTGGTTCGCACTGCCGCTGTCGCTCGGCTTCCTCTTCTTCATGATCTCGGCCTTTGCGGAGACCAACCGTCTCCCGTTCGACATGCCGGAGGCCGAGTCCGAGCTGGTGACCGGATACCACACCGAGTACTCGGCCATGAAGTTCTCGATGTTCTTCATCGCCGAGTACGCGCACGTGCTGACGTCCTCGGCCTTGATGGCCACCTTGTTCTTCGGCGGTTGGGATCTGCCCGGGCAGTGGGACGACGCGTTCTGGTACCAGGGCATGCTCATCTCGGGATTCGACGCCAGCGGCGCGCCCATCGCGGCAAATCCGGCCTGGTGGAAGACGCTCCTCACGCTGGGTGCGTTCACCGCCAAGACGCTGTTCTTCGTGGTGGTCTACATCTGGGTGCGCTGGACGCTGCCCCGGTTCCGCTACGACCAGGTGATGAGCCTGGGCTGGAAGGTCATGCTCCCCGTCTCGCTCGCCTACACCATGCTCGTCGCCGGCACCATCCTGGTCCTGGACCAGCTGGGCGTGCAGTACGGGCTCGTGTTCGGGCTCGTGCTGTCCGGAGTGAGCCTCGCGGCGCTGCTGGCGTTCATGTTCTTCCTCGATCGGGGACGCATCATCAAGGGCGCGGCGGCCAAGCCGGTCGTGCCTGAGCGAGACGTTCAACTGCTACCGCAGGCAGGGGGTGACGCATGGCGGTAA